One part of the Paenibacillus silvisoli genome encodes these proteins:
- a CDS encoding DinB family protein, whose amino-acid sequence MGHKSILIDQMNACYHDKSWFIPLHEILKDLSAEQASKEYSSKQSIWAIVNHLIFWNEKWLERFEIGHVELHDHIINEDTFYVDPITINEAEWNKTLQRLDIVFRRWNVALEECDESKLNMEIPSYFNAPWWGVVSNSCIHNAYHIGQIMLLKKLMQHQ is encoded by the coding sequence ATGGGTCATAAATCAATTCTCATTGATCAAATGAACGCATGTTATCACGATAAGAGCTGGTTTATTCCACTTCATGAAATACTTAAAGATTTAAGTGCAGAACAAGCTTCAAAGGAATATTCAAGCAAACAATCGATATGGGCAATCGTGAATCATCTTATTTTTTGGAATGAGAAATGGCTGGAGCGATTTGAGATCGGACATGTTGAATTACACGATCACATAATCAACGAGGATACATTTTATGTAGATCCCATCACTATTAATGAAGCTGAATGGAATAAGACCCTTCAAAGACTCGATATCGTATTTAGAAGGTGGAATGTGGCGCTGGAGGAATGCGATGAGAGTAAACTAAATATGGAGATTCCATCCTATTTTAATGCTCCATGGTGGGGAGTAGTATCTAATTCTTGCATACATAATGCTTATCATATTGGTCAAATCATGCTGCTTAAAAAGCTAATGCAACATCAATAG
- a CDS encoding cysteine peptidase family C39 domain-containing protein, translating to MKNELSFIVPFSGFDSTSFINCFASTYLFLENIEAVRERAVALQEIYFFLFDTICGRSSLRCRFDGEPTEMQKWIGETDLDGGGTDHNVDFLFGFAGYEYRQLTDSALFRDEIIASIDAGKPVIAKVKTSGSRFRVITGYDGDDLICPDFANAQAKPLGAPSYDELDTLYIIGVKRTPRYTLIDGLERIRQVMAYNINENLWGNYIEKMGLYTADSLANVDLEEKKARMKRVADTMWHTFNCHNFAEVFRKYRDDGDASVYDTIGDMKKLREPGLKELWDKISPSCGYTHDLAWALIGLEECADWSKHAAGYFGEMVELTLCRIAQNDVDTLDAMKCAIERLSE from the coding sequence ATGAAGAACGAATTATCCTTTATTGTCCCGTTCAGCGGCTTCGATTCAACATCTTTTATTAACTGCTTCGCCTCAACCTATCTGTTCCTTGAGAACATCGAGGCTGTCCGCGAGAGAGCGGTTGCGTTGCAGGAGATTTATTTTTTCTTATTTGACACCATTTGCGGGCGAAGCTCCTTACGCTGCCGTTTCGACGGCGAGCCGACCGAGATGCAGAAATGGATTGGCGAAACAGATCTGGATGGCGGCGGTACGGATCATAATGTTGATTTTTTGTTCGGCTTCGCTGGATACGAATATCGCCAACTGACCGATTCAGCTTTGTTTAGAGACGAAATCATCGCATCCATCGACGCGGGTAAACCGGTTATCGCAAAAGTGAAAACGAGCGGCAGCCGCTTCCGCGTCATTACCGGGTATGATGGCGATGACCTTATTTGCCCCGATTTCGCAAATGCGCAGGCTAAACCACTGGGTGCGCCTTCCTACGATGAGCTTGATACTCTTTATATCATCGGTGTTAAGCGTACACCGCGATATACGCTGATAGATGGATTAGAGCGAATTCGACAGGTCATGGCGTACAACATCAATGAAAATCTATGGGGCAACTATATCGAAAAAATGGGGTTATACACCGCGGACAGCCTGGCTAACGTTGACCTTGAAGAGAAGAAAGCACGAATGAAGCGCGTTGCCGACACCATGTGGCATACCTTTAACTGTCATAACTTCGCGGAGGTATTCCGCAAATACCGTGACGATGGCGACGCTTCGGTTTACGACACGATTGGCGACATGAAGAAACTGCGCGAACCCGGATTAAAGGAATTATGGGATAAGATTAGCCCTAGCTGCGGCTATACGCATGACCTTGCATGGGCGTTGATCGGCCTGGAGGAATGCGCGGATTGGTCTAAACACGCTGCAGGTTATTTCGGCGAAATGGTGGAATTGACGCTTTGTCGGATTGCGCAGAACGATGTTGATACGCTGGATGCAATGAAGTGCGCGATTGAAAGATTATCGGAATAG
- a CDS encoding M14 family metallopeptidase: MIQDITPIAAIDWESPGKRIYHIPFTYDGAWARVRIPLCVICGNSPGKTVAAIGGTHGDEYEGPVALKRLISDLEAESVTDGRLIIIPVLNVPAFEIDSRDSRLDGGNMNRAFPGDANGSITKRIARFVTDEVLTRADIVIDFHSAGGAMEIAPCTSFHSIDDPDLFEQYKKTAFLFGMPFTLIYTSGMGTGLLTEEAEKMGKITLGGEFGFGASTNLSGVRWAYEGLLNVMRYNGMMKGELTSLLTPEYEKQRLVTNTDINSYITAPISGISEPLVPLGSFVRAGQPVIQIHDFERFDENGCVIRADKDGYVIMRRFRARTNQGDVVMVIGSEIE; this comes from the coding sequence ATGATTCAAGACATTACTCCGATAGCGGCCATAGATTGGGAGTCCCCGGGAAAACGGATTTATCATATCCCATTTACGTACGACGGAGCCTGGGCCCGCGTAAGAATCCCGCTATGCGTCATTTGCGGGAATTCTCCGGGGAAGACTGTAGCAGCGATCGGGGGCACGCATGGAGACGAGTATGAAGGGCCGGTAGCGCTGAAGCGGTTAATCAGCGATCTGGAGGCGGAGAGCGTTACCGATGGCCGCTTGATCATTATTCCTGTCCTGAATGTACCCGCTTTCGAGATCGATTCACGGGATTCCCGGCTTGACGGCGGGAATATGAACAGGGCATTCCCAGGGGATGCCAACGGAAGCATTACCAAACGGATTGCCCGATTCGTTACCGATGAAGTGCTTACGCGGGCTGATATCGTCATCGATTTTCATTCGGCAGGCGGGGCAATGGAAATTGCCCCCTGCACATCGTTCCATTCGATCGATGATCCCGACTTGTTCGAGCAATACAAGAAGACGGCTTTTCTATTCGGAATGCCGTTCACGTTAATCTACACAAGCGGGATGGGGACGGGGCTGTTAACCGAAGAGGCTGAGAAAATGGGGAAAATTACCTTGGGCGGAGAGTTTGGTTTCGGGGCATCTACGAACCTATCGGGTGTACGCTGGGCCTACGAAGGTCTGCTAAATGTAATGAGATATAATGGCATGATGAAAGGAGAATTGACTTCTTTGCTGACGCCGGAATACGAGAAACAACGTCTCGTAACCAATACCGACATCAACAGTTATATTACTGCGCCGATTAGCGGCATTTCCGAACCATTGGTGCCTCTAGGCTCTTTCGTGAGGGCCGGGCAGCCGGTCATCCAAATTCACGATTTCGAGCGGTTCGATGAGAACGGCTGCGTGATTCGCGCAGATAAAGACGGTTACGTGATCATGCGAAGATTTAGGGCACGTACAAATCAAGGTGACGTCGTTATGGTTATCGGTTCTGAAATCGAATAA
- a CDS encoding ABC transporter ATP-binding protein yields the protein MSIEKKAAYSAWSNIVYSMRLHWRARPLTLICCAFSALVGVGLPFVSILMPKIVIDNIIAGVTPSEFILSVGVMALLLAALSCAKSFADLITYESVGTISILKHLQTIMHKHLNMDYEVLESPGYAKLGEKAWRAMQSNHSPASNIPRNLSQLLMNVLGFLAYGTVIVKVHPLIILILAVSAGINWLALSRARKIERDTREERSKLQGKLWYIQKVSKEQSGGKDVRLYDLSSLIRGIFQNVLVTCTEKEQKVATGDMKAQLSDAVLSLIRDGAAYGFLIYLLLNGEMSLGSFVLVFAAIGAFAGWLSGILTSSSELMRALSEMSDIRDYLDVPDLSNTGSGHALPSGDKLPPAITLRNVGYTYPEAKEPTLRGIDLEILPGERIAIVGANGAGKTTFIKLLCGLYRPTCGEITLGGVDMTRYNRDEYFSLFSTVFQDIHLFCCDIAGNISQQSPDQTDYEKVKKCLFMSGLMDKVNGLEKGESTLLVRRVHTDAIELSGGEKQKLALARALYKDAPVIILDEPTAALDPIAESEIYQRYAELTAGRTSIYISHRLASTRFCDRILLIDGGGIAECGTHDELMRNGGKYAEMFNVQSHYYKDGEVADNEEAFHLA from the coding sequence GTGTCAATAGAGAAAAAAGCGGCATACTCCGCGTGGTCGAACATCGTTTATTCCATGCGGCTGCACTGGCGGGCAAGGCCGCTGACATTAATTTGCTGTGCCTTCTCGGCGCTTGTTGGCGTCGGTCTGCCTTTTGTAAGCATACTCATGCCCAAAATCGTCATCGACAACATTATTGCAGGCGTCACGCCTAGCGAGTTTATTCTGTCAGTGGGCGTCATGGCGCTGCTTCTAGCCGCGCTGAGCTGCGCGAAAAGCTTCGCCGACCTCATCACCTATGAATCTGTTGGTACCATCAGCATATTGAAGCACCTTCAAACCATTATGCATAAGCATCTGAATATGGACTACGAGGTGCTGGAAAGCCCCGGCTACGCAAAGCTGGGCGAAAAGGCGTGGCGCGCCATGCAAAGCAATCACTCTCCAGCCTCCAATATACCGCGAAACCTCTCGCAGCTACTCATGAACGTATTGGGCTTTCTTGCATATGGAACGGTTATTGTAAAGGTGCACCCTCTCATTATTCTCATTCTCGCCGTGTCGGCCGGCATCAATTGGCTTGCGCTCTCTCGCGCCCGCAAGATTGAAAGGGACACGAGGGAAGAGAGATCCAAGCTTCAAGGGAAGCTCTGGTATATTCAGAAGGTTTCGAAGGAGCAGTCCGGCGGCAAAGACGTACGTCTCTATGACCTGAGCAGTTTAATCCGCGGTATTTTTCAAAACGTACTCGTTACTTGTACCGAAAAAGAGCAAAAGGTTGCGACAGGCGACATGAAGGCTCAGCTTTCGGATGCGGTGCTCAGCCTGATTCGAGACGGTGCCGCGTACGGGTTTCTGATTTACTTGCTGTTGAACGGCGAGATGAGCTTGGGCAGCTTCGTGCTCGTATTTGCCGCCATTGGCGCGTTTGCGGGCTGGTTATCGGGCATATTGACCAGCTCAAGCGAGCTGATGCGTGCTTTGAGCGAGATGTCGGACATACGGGATTATCTGGATGTCCCCGATCTTTCAAACACCGGCTCCGGCCATGCGCTGCCATCCGGCGATAAGCTGCCTCCCGCGATTACGCTAAGAAACGTCGGTTACACCTATCCGGAGGCCAAGGAACCGACCCTTCGCGGCATTGATCTCGAGATCCTGCCGGGAGAGCGCATCGCCATCGTCGGTGCAAACGGAGCGGGCAAGACGACTTTTATAAAGCTCCTATGCGGGCTTTATCGGCCGACATGCGGCGAGATTACGCTCGGCGGCGTCGACATGACGCGCTATAACAGAGACGAATATTTTTCGCTCTTTTCTACGGTGTTTCAGGATATTCATCTCTTCTGCTGCGATATTGCCGGCAATATATCGCAGCAGTCTCCGGATCAGACAGACTACGAGAAGGTAAAGAAATGCCTCTTCATGTCAGGACTTATGGATAAAGTGAACGGGCTAGAGAAGGGAGAATCGACCCTTCTTGTACGTCGGGTGCACACCGACGCCATCGAACTCTCCGGCGGCGAGAAGCAGAAGCTGGCGCTTGCGCGCGCGCTGTATAAAGACGCGCCGGTTATCATCTTGGATGAACCTACGGCTGCGCTTGACCCAATCGCCGAGAGCGAAATCTATCAGCGTTACGCCGAACTGACTGCTGGGCGAACATCGATTTACATCTCCCATAGGCTGGCAAGCACGCGTTTCTGTGACCGGATTCTGTTAATCGACGGCGGCGGCATCGCCGAGTGCGGCACGCACGACGAGCTTATGAGGAACGGCGGGAAATATGCCGAGATGTTTAACGTACAGTCTCACTACTATAAGGATGGGGAGGTTGCCGACAATGAAGAAGCGTTCCATCTGGCATAA
- a CDS encoding ABC transporter ATP-binding protein: MKKRSIWHNLSRGYGIVNRLTPSYIPLTVVSSFIKAVQPLMVLFLTAQIINELAGERDTGRITLYAALTVGLAFIGSAINAAVTRRITTLNSTLWARFYFFLGNRYMQLNYDQVEDTTNNERLADIEAKTNGNGLGILRLHYSLPELLQPLFQLTVSIMLFFGMFSSASAYEQTFITSPFATGLMMLLILLILPFTYVVKKREERIQKRVFEENPKSNTYVHFFNEYMQAKNAAKDIRLYKQAPAIEDHYNKSVGAEFWYRIFNLVGKNNALAAAMNAVLGGCVYLFIGLRALYGMYPLGSVVQYIGAVTGAVGALAQLVSVLGNFITNNPYLNLAFDYLDLPDNMRKSDRSRPIPQEGLEFEFRDVSFKYPGSDNYAIKQLSMKLHIGERLAVVGLNGSGKTTMIKLLCRLYEPTAGVITLNGIDIKEYDYSAYMGVFSVVFQDFKLYSFSLGHNVAASESYDAALVEESLIMAGLGEKVSSMPNGLQTYLHKDFSDDGVEISGGEAQKAAIARALYKNAPFVILDEPTAALDPIAEFEIYSRFNELIGDKTAIFVSHRLSSCRFCHDIAVFHEGQLIQRGSHDELLADRGGKYAELWYAQAQYYVGA; encoded by the coding sequence ATGAAGAAGCGTTCCATCTGGCATAACCTGTCCCGCGGATACGGCATCGTAAACCGCTTAACGCCATCTTATATTCCGCTTACCGTCGTGTCCTCTTTTATTAAAGCGGTTCAGCCATTAATGGTGCTCTTCCTGACTGCCCAGATCATCAACGAATTGGCCGGCGAGCGCGATACCGGGCGCATTACGCTGTATGCCGCGCTTACTGTCGGTCTTGCGTTTATCGGTTCGGCGATCAATGCCGCGGTGACACGACGCATCACGACCCTAAACAGCACGTTGTGGGCGCGCTTCTACTTTTTTCTGGGCAATCGATATATGCAGCTGAATTACGATCAAGTGGAAGATACGACGAATAATGAAAGGCTGGCGGATATTGAAGCCAAGACGAACGGCAACGGACTTGGCATTCTGCGCCTGCACTACAGTTTGCCGGAGCTTTTGCAGCCCCTTTTTCAACTGACGGTATCGATCATGCTGTTTTTCGGGATGTTTTCATCCGCTTCCGCCTATGAGCAGACGTTTATTACCTCTCCGTTTGCTACCGGATTGATGATGTTGCTCATCTTGCTTATCCTTCCCTTTACCTATGTGGTAAAAAAGAGGGAGGAGAGGATTCAGAAGAGAGTGTTTGAGGAAAATCCGAAGTCGAATACCTATGTCCATTTTTTTAACGAGTATATGCAGGCAAAGAACGCCGCCAAGGACATTCGCCTCTATAAACAGGCGCCGGCGATCGAGGATCACTACAATAAATCGGTTGGAGCGGAGTTCTGGTATCGGATTTTTAACTTGGTCGGAAAGAACAACGCGCTGGCAGCGGCTATGAATGCCGTGCTAGGCGGCTGCGTCTATCTCTTTATCGGTTTGCGGGCGCTATACGGCATGTACCCTTTGGGCAGCGTGGTTCAGTATATCGGCGCCGTTACGGGCGCTGTCGGCGCGCTGGCCCAGCTGGTTTCGGTTCTGGGCAATTTTATTACAAACAACCCGTATCTCAATCTCGCGTTCGACTATCTGGATCTGCCGGACAACATGCGGAAGAGCGATCGAAGCAGGCCAATCCCGCAGGAAGGACTGGAGTTTGAATTTCGTGACGTGTCGTTTAAGTATCCGGGGTCGGACAACTACGCCATCAAGCAACTTAGCATGAAGCTTCATATCGGCGAGCGGCTTGCCGTTGTGGGGCTGAATGGCAGCGGCAAGACAACAATGATAAAGCTCCTTTGCCGGCTTTATGAACCTACGGCAGGTGTTATCACCTTAAACGGCATTGATATTAAGGAGTACGACTATTCGGCGTATATGGGCGTATTTAGCGTGGTTTTTCAAGATTTTAAACTGTACTCATTTTCGCTTGGCCATAACGTTGCCGCCTCCGAGAGCTATGACGCAGCATTGGTGGAGGAGTCTCTGATCATGGCAGGTCTTGGCGAAAAGGTAAGCAGCATGCCCAACGGGCTTCAAACCTACTTGCACAAGGACTTTTCTGACGACGGCGTGGAAATTTCAGGAGGCGAAGCGCAGAAGGCTGCTATCGCAAGGGCGTTGTACAAAAACGCGCCTTTCGTCATATTAGACGAACCAACGGCGGCACTGGACCCGATCGCGGAGTTCGAGATTTATTCCCGTTTCAATGAGTTAATCGGCGACAAAACGGCAATCTTCGTCTCCCACCGGCTATCGTCCTGCCGGTTCTGTCACGACATCGCCGTGTTTCACGAAGGCCAGCTCATTCAACGCGGCTCCCATGACGAGCTCCTCGCCGACCGGGGCGGGAAATACGCTGAACTTTGGTATGCGCAGGCACAGTATTATGTTGGGGCTTAA
- a CDS encoding SMP-30/gluconolactonase/LRE family protein, whose translation MRGQLQLIDDAKATLGEGPCWDRVNGVLYWVDIIEKKVHVYNPLLNSKRVIQLEQCPGTIVPRKSGGVVLAMDRAFYALDLMTERLTLLAGIPNEPAENRFNDGKCDAAGRFWAGTTPLADIEPTGSLYCLEADLNVRHAFGGVVCSNGIAWSPDDKTMYYIDSLTREVEAFDYNAASGEIDGRRTVIKLPEGEGLPDGMTIDSEGMLWVAQWDGYKVSRWNPQNGERLEIIPVPAARVTSCTFGGEKLDELYITTARNGLSDQALAEQPLAGGLFKIKTHVSGAANHPFVG comes from the coding sequence ATGCGAGGACAATTACAGCTGATTGATGATGCGAAAGCAACGTTGGGGGAAGGACCTTGTTGGGATCGCGTCAATGGGGTGCTTTACTGGGTGGATATTATCGAGAAAAAGGTTCACGTCTATAATCCCTTGCTAAATAGCAAACGAGTCATCCAGCTAGAGCAATGTCCCGGTACGATTGTACCTCGGAAATCGGGCGGCGTTGTCCTTGCGATGGATCGGGCTTTTTACGCGTTGGATCTTATGACGGAGAGGTTGACACTGTTGGCCGGAATACCGAACGAGCCTGCGGAGAACCGGTTTAATGACGGCAAATGCGATGCCGCGGGAAGGTTTTGGGCGGGAACGACACCTTTAGCAGATATTGAACCAACGGGGAGCCTTTACTGCCTTGAAGCGGATCTTAACGTCCGGCATGCGTTCGGGGGCGTCGTTTGCTCCAATGGAATTGCCTGGAGTCCGGACGACAAGACCATGTACTATATCGATTCTTTAACAAGGGAAGTCGAAGCTTTTGATTATAACGCAGCGAGTGGAGAGATCGATGGCAGAAGAACCGTTATCAAGCTCCCTGAAGGGGAAGGGCTGCCCGATGGGATGACGATCGATTCGGAAGGCATGCTGTGGGTGGCGCAATGGGATGGCTATAAGGTTTCGCGTTGGAATCCACAGAACGGTGAGAGACTCGAGATCATCCCGGTACCGGCGGCGAGAGTAACCTCCTGCACGTTCGGCGGAGAGAAGCTTGACGAGTTATACATCACGACAGCTCGGAACGGACTCTCCGATCAAGCGCTGGCCGAACAACCTCTCGCGGGAGGACTGTTCAAAATCAAGACCCATGTGAGCGGGGCGGCAAATCATCCTTTTGTCGGATAA
- a CDS encoding phytanoyl-CoA dioxygenase family protein produces the protein MITSTERDSYYEHGYLICRQIFSPEHVAYIKLGVQRIIDQAKSGEGKDIPWINKEKGIPERLSYLLSPDYFQPEIAFTLEESPIIDIIEGLLEGPVRYSLAGMLASGDGKGYSLPWHRDLAPTEGSGQLTQLIRAARNCCQLNAPLFQDRYLKIVPGSHIRATSSAEIDTFKNIPNGEMPGELTVELEPGDIVFYNPNLIHTGYNPEGSFRWTLHYTFWRSEAPHWSLELKQLEWIENTDFQRYGPRIRTQFERFVNSPR, from the coding sequence ATGATTACCAGTACCGAAAGAGATTCTTATTATGAACACGGTTATCTGATCTGCAGACAAATTTTCTCGCCAGAACATGTGGCGTACATCAAGTTAGGGGTTCAGAGAATTATTGACCAGGCTAAATCCGGAGAAGGAAAAGATATCCCATGGATCAACAAAGAAAAAGGGATTCCCGAACGCCTGAGCTACCTGTTGAGTCCGGATTATTTCCAGCCGGAAATCGCTTTTACGCTAGAGGAATCGCCTATTATTGATATTATTGAAGGTTTGCTTGAAGGTCCGGTCCGTTACAGCTTAGCCGGTATGCTGGCAAGCGGAGACGGCAAAGGCTACAGCTTGCCATGGCATCGCGATTTGGCGCCGACCGAAGGCTCCGGGCAATTAACGCAGCTGATTCGTGCGGCAAGGAATTGCTGCCAGCTGAATGCGCCGCTCTTTCAAGATCGTTACTTAAAGATCGTTCCCGGGAGCCATATCAGAGCGACTAGCAGTGCGGAAATAGATACGTTCAAGAACATCCCGAACGGAGAAATGCCGGGTGAACTCACCGTAGAGCTGGAGCCGGGGGATATCGTATTTTACAACCCGAATCTCATTCATACCGGTTACAATCCGGAAGGAAGCTTCAGATGGACGTTACACTACACCTTCTGGCGATCGGAAGCTCCCCATTGGTCGCTTGAGCTGAAACAGCTGGAATGGATCGAAAATACGGATTTTCAGCGCTATGGCCCTAGAATCCGCACCCAATTCGAACGATTCGTCAACTCGCCGCGATAA